Genomic DNA from Candidatus Nitrosopumilus koreensis AR1:
TAAGTAACAGAAAGAAAAATTATCTAGGAGTAACCAAAGAAGGAAAAGTAGACGTCAAAGGCCTTACAGGAAAAAAATCACACACACCACCATTTATCAAGAAATTATTTTACGAATTACTTGATGTGTTGTCCAGTGTTCAAACAATTGAAGATTTTGAAAGAGCCAAAAAAGAAATTTCTGAAAAAATTGCCACATGCGGCAAAAAAGTAGAAGCAAAAGAAATCCCACTAGAAGATCTGACATTCAACGTAATGCTTAGCAAAGCACCATCAGAATATACAAAAACAATTCCACAACATATCCGAGCAGCAAAACAACTAGAAACAATAAGGGAGATAAAGAAAGGAGACAGAATATCCTACATCAAAATTCTAAACAAACCAGGAGTAAAACCTGTAGAGATGGCAAAAAAAGAAGAGATTGATTCTAAAAAATACATGGAATTTATGGAAGCAACATTGGAACAGATTACATCATCAATGAATTTGGATTTTGATACAATTTTAGGAAAGCCAAAACAAACAGGATTAGACGAATTTTTCTGGAATTAGTGAAATAAATGGAAATTGACGGAACCCTACTTACCATCTTAGGAATAGCTGCAGGAATTCTAATTCTTTCAGGATGGGTAGAACAAATCTACAAAGGATACAAAACAAAAAGACTCAAAGATGTTTCAAAATTTTTGATGATATTCATAGCATCAGGTTCAATTTTATGGTTAATTTATGGAATCATAGTAGAAGACGTGTTTATCATTGGGACAAATGCATCAGGAATTGCATTAATGATGATTGTATTGGGAATGAAGAAAACATATGATAAAAGATTAAGAAGTCAAATCAAAGATTAAATACAATACAAAAAGGTTCAAAGAAGATGTTTGTAATCAATTGTAAAAATTATGAAGAAATTTCAGGAGACAAAATCATTAAATTTGTAAAAATTGCTGAAAAAATTTCAAAAAAATTTAAGATAAAAATTGCAATATGTCCACCTCAGCACCTCATAGGAGTTGTTGCAAATAGTTCAATTCCAATTTTTGCACAACATGTTGATGATTCCAATGTAGGTAGCACGACAGGTTTTGTAATACCAGAATTACTAAAAAAATC
This window encodes:
- a CDS encoding SemiSWEET family sugar transporter encodes the protein MEIDGTLLTILGIAAGILILSGWVEQIYKGYKTKRLKDVSKFLMIFIASGSILWLIYGIIVEDVFIIGTNASGIALMMIVLGMKKTYDKRLRSQIKD